The following are encoded together in the Primulina tabacum isolate GXHZ01 chromosome 18, ASM2559414v2, whole genome shotgun sequence genome:
- the LOC142533359 gene encoding uncharacterized protein LOC142533359: MFISTQWIESKWSNDIKGKKANDTVFKPSFWNNVTYTLKVMCPLVMVLRIADNETRPAMGYIYEAMDRAKETILKSFDNNREKCKKVLEFIDARWDNQLHHPLHAAGYYLNPYFYYHNPKVETDAEVTNGLFACIQRLMPSHDVRDKIIMEELPVYKNSESLFGNEFAIRARNNKDQPMAPADWWKMFGNGTPNLKEFAIKVLSLTCSASGCERNWSIFEHIHSKKRNRLDHKKLRDLVYVKYNQTLKARAAKKDKRDPIVLRNIDDCNNERLIGMMEAGEEPVFDDDDDTLTWNVVAEAAGVEEETRYTRQQRTSNPIYRGASTSRGKGRGGRRGRMTSQTTHALQSPMDVDEESTDEGEFDDDVLKDDYSDIDENVEDGDVDEMIELESD, from the exons ATGTTCATATCAACACAGTGGATAGAAAGTAAATGGTCAAATGATATAAAGGGTAAGAAGGCAAATGATACTGTTTTCAAGCCTTCATTTTGGAATAATGTGACATACACCCTTAAAGTGATGTGTCCTCTAGTGATGGTTCTTCGCATTGCCGACAATGAAACAAGGCCAGCGATGGGTTATATCTATGAAGCTATGGACAGAGCAAAAGAAACAATTCTCAAGTCCTTTGATAACAACAGAGAGAAATGTAAAAAAGTGTTGGAATTTATTGATGCTAGATGGGATAATCAGCTTCATCATCCTTTGCACGCGGCAGGATACTACTTAAACCCATATTTTTACTATCACAATCCAAAAGTTGAGACGGATGCAGAAGTCACAAATGGGTTGTTTGCATGCATACAAAGATTGATGCCAAGCCATGACGTGAGGGATAAGATTATTATGGAGGAGTTGCCGGTATATAAGAACTCGGAGTCATTGTTCGGCAACGAATTTGCCATTAGAGCAAGGAATAATAAAGACCAACCAATGGCGCCTG cGGATTGGTGGAAAATGTTTGGCAATGGTACTccaaatttgaaagaatttgctATCAAAGTTCTTAGCCTCACATGTAGTGCTTCGGGTTGTGAAAGGAATTGGAGCATATTTGAGCAT ATACATTCAAAGAAAAGGAATAGACTCGATCACAAGAAACTAAGAGATTTGGTATATGTGAAGTACAATCAAACACTCAAGGCTCGTGCGGCTAAGAAGGATAAAAGAGATCCTATAGTTTTGAGGAATATTGATGATTGTAATAATGAGCGGTTGATTGGAATGATGGAAGCTGGAGAGGAACCTGtttttgatgatgatgatgatactTTGACATGGAACGTTGTAGCAGAGGCTGCTGGAGTAGAAGAAGAAACCAGATATACTAGACAACAACGGACCTCAAaccctatttataggggagctTCAACTTCTAGAGGCAAAGGTAGGGGAGGACGAAGAGGTCGGATGACAAGCCAAACTACTCATGCTCTACAATCACCAATGGATGTAGATGAAGAATCTACTGACGAGGGAGAGTTTGATGATGATGTGTTGAAAGATGATTATTCAGACATTGATGAAAATGTGGAGGATGGTGATGTGGATGAAATGATTGAATTAGAAAGTGATTGA